In Rhizobium sp. N324, a single genomic region encodes these proteins:
- the nusG gene encoding transcription termination/antitermination protein NusG, producing the protein MTMQFRRGDLGGVLVVSAEVWLKRNKVAGANRLHIDHLNMASRGAVIRLAGTPEVPKPGWFCLRVATGREMAVEKVLTAADVESLVVMTNEDKVVKRGRVCIVPPRPVILGYVLVHCCPIAQAMMGLLHVKDVIDVVGGAIRPYRADADSISRFKKMAADGKYDASARKERKFELKEQVRITDGPFASFPGIVVSIDNEKGYVSLDVDIFGRPTPVQLMLDQIEKM; encoded by the coding sequence ATGACGATGCAGTTTAGGCGGGGTGATCTCGGTGGCGTGCTCGTCGTGAGCGCCGAAGTTTGGCTGAAGCGGAATAAGGTCGCAGGCGCAAATAGGCTGCATATCGATCACCTGAACATGGCTTCGAGGGGCGCGGTGATTCGGCTTGCAGGTACCCCGGAAGTGCCTAAGCCAGGCTGGTTCTGCCTGAGGGTTGCGACAGGACGCGAGATGGCTGTGGAAAAGGTATTGACGGCGGCCGATGTGGAATCACTAGTTGTGATGACGAACGAGGACAAGGTGGTGAAGCGTGGCCGCGTCTGCATCGTTCCTCCACGCCCTGTCATCCTCGGTTATGTGCTCGTTCATTGCTGCCCGATCGCCCAGGCGATGATGGGTCTGCTGCACGTAAAGGATGTCATTGACGTGGTAGGCGGTGCTATTCGTCCATACCGAGCCGATGCGGATTCGATCAGCCGATTCAAGAAGATGGCGGCAGACGGTAAGTACGATGCTAGCGCTCGGAAAGAGCGCAAGTTCGAGCTGAAGGAACAGGTGCGGATCACCGATGGACCATTCGCATCGTTCCCCGGGATCGTCGTGTCGATCGACAATGAGAAGGGTTATGTATCACTCGACGTGGACATCTTCGGCCGCCCGACTCCCGTGCAATTGATGCTTGATCAGATCGAAAAGATGTGA
- a CDS encoding terminase large subunit — translation MRYSTACLDWERRIVAGESLIPIAPLFPDEAEAALEVFKSLQITDLPQVYDRKTGQHRHPTFGESCEPFVFDFVAAVFGAYDEGSARRLIEEFFLLISKKNGKSTIVAGIMVTALIRNWRSHQELMILAPTREVAENSFGPAAAMIRADPELAVLLHVQDNIKSITHTVTKAVLKIVSADSGTAAGKKAGFVLIDELWLFGKKAGAAGMLQEATGGLISRPEGFVVYISTQADAPPAGVFKEKLDYFRDVRDGKINDPQSLAVLYEFPEAMIASEAYLDPENWYVTNPNIGRSVRREWLERKMLNVRSGDDQEGDTYQSFLAKHLNVEIGMGLRANRWPGANHWTAAVDEELSALAPFDALERMLERCEVAAVGADGGGLDDLFGLTIVGREPEEFEVRVKVNGRETAVWMKRWLCWSHAWCHREVLKRRKKIAPILLDFEKAGHLTIIDNALEDIAAIVDIVKMVKDRELLAAVAVDPAGIGDFVDALAMPEIDVTQENGLLVGVPQGYALMNAIKTSERRLSNKMLLHAGGPMMPWIVSNLKIEPTATAIRATKQTAGDAKIDPIMALFDAVTVMVKNPEAQSAVSAYEHRDLMVV, via the coding sequence ATGCGGTATTCGACGGCTTGCCTTGACTGGGAGCGGCGGATTGTTGCGGGTGAGAGCCTGATCCCGATCGCGCCGCTCTTTCCCGACGAGGCGGAGGCGGCGCTTGAGGTTTTCAAGTCGCTCCAGATCACCGACCTGCCGCAGGTCTATGATCGCAAGACGGGGCAACACCGTCACCCGACATTCGGCGAGTCCTGCGAACCTTTCGTGTTCGATTTCGTGGCGGCCGTCTTCGGGGCCTATGACGAGGGGTCGGCTCGACGGCTGATCGAGGAGTTCTTCCTGCTGATCAGCAAGAAGAACGGCAAGTCGACCATCGTTGCCGGCATCATGGTGACGGCGCTGATCCGCAACTGGCGTTCGCACCAGGAGCTGATGATCCTGGCGCCGACACGTGAAGTCGCTGAAAACTCGTTCGGGCCGGCCGCGGCAATGATCCGGGCGGATCCGGAGCTGGCCGTGCTCCTGCATGTGCAGGACAACATCAAGTCGATCACGCATACCGTCACAAAGGCCGTGCTGAAGATCGTCTCGGCGGATTCGGGAACGGCCGCCGGCAAGAAGGCTGGCTTTGTTCTGATCGACGAGCTCTGGCTGTTCGGCAAGAAGGCAGGCGCGGCAGGGATGCTGCAGGAAGCCACGGGCGGCTTGATTTCGAGGCCGGAGGGCTTCGTCGTCTACATCTCCACGCAGGCAGATGCGCCGCCGGCGGGTGTCTTCAAGGAAAAGCTGGACTACTTCCGAGACGTCCGGGACGGCAAGATCAACGATCCGCAAAGCCTGGCGGTGCTCTATGAGTTTCCCGAGGCGATGATCGCCAGTGAGGCGTATCTCGATCCGGAAAATTGGTACGTTACAAACCCCAATATCGGGCGGTCGGTTCGGCGTGAATGGCTCGAGCGGAAAATGCTCAATGTCCGATCGGGCGACGACCAGGAAGGCGACACCTATCAGAGCTTCCTGGCGAAGCACCTGAACGTCGAAATCGGCATGGGCCTTAGGGCCAACCGGTGGCCCGGCGCCAATCACTGGACGGCGGCCGTGGACGAAGAGCTTTCGGCTCTCGCGCCGTTCGATGCCCTGGAGCGAATGCTCGAGCGCTGCGAAGTCGCCGCGGTTGGTGCCGATGGCGGCGGCCTAGACGACTTGTTCGGTCTGACGATCGTCGGGCGCGAACCGGAAGAGTTCGAGGTGCGCGTCAAGGTGAATGGCCGCGAGACAGCGGTCTGGATGAAGCGGTGGCTATGCTGGTCGCATGCCTGGTGTCATCGGGAAGTGCTGAAGCGGCGTAAGAAGATCGCGCCGATCCTGCTCGATTTCGAGAAGGCGGGGCATCTGACGATTATCGACAATGCGCTCGAAGACATCGCGGCGATTGTCGACATCGTGAAGATGGTCAAGGATCGCGAGCTGCTGGCGGCGGTAGCGGTCGACCCCGCGGGCATTGGCGATTTCGTTGATGCGCTTGCGATGCCAGAGATCGACGTGACGCAGGAAAACGGGCTGCTTGTCGGCGTGCCCCAAGGCTATGCGCTGATGAACGCGATCAAGACCTCGGAGCGACGGCTGTCGAACAAGATGCTGCTCCACGCGGGCGGTCCGATGATGCCCTGGATCGTCTCCAATCTCAAAATAGAGCCGACGGCGACGGCGATCAGGGCGACGAAGCAAACGGCGGGCGACGCAAAGATCGACCCCATCATGGCGC